In Malus sylvestris chromosome 15, drMalSylv7.2, whole genome shotgun sequence, a single genomic region encodes these proteins:
- the LOC126601543 gene encoding putative pumilio homolog 7, chloroplastic has product MLYVVCCMMFKLSEEDMRVLQREEGGELEKLWNENPTRNQHYSSLFHLLHPPHHRHPLGGSPVSRASLPSEFFPSSSFSSGLYSSEDGSPSLYSTPLEEAKYQTPYVNGLWLDSKPPEDGLGLPESFYRLHIGEEQEGGNKRMGFDRGPDGTGLGGGFFGGNSPWNAENHGLFESSKNNVSDFDGFQPAGFGRGGRYDGSTESALLGLQPKCAVGESMGSFCNRVYPNALYGPSGVKRMEQGDGWYQRNPSSAMSYPDEDYFSLLHAMGFNGGKSLTYPMTSPQFPSVEQLNVDNLSHNHSMIKQWTRVNPTNGVPESFQSMNCAGELEGYGCEDSFIMQGKRLNHAINKGSKSSKGYKNSCTKMAMQTGEKSSRLDPDSYDGGMSGNEWSQSDNSSFRSVLSLSSLAEVQGYIYFIAKDQYGCRFLQRMLDEGTSQDLQLIFDKIINHVFELMTNPFGNYLMQKLLDVCNEQQRMQFVISVTKEPGQLVRVSLDTHGTRVVQKLIETVRTGKQTVLVKSSLECGFLDLIKDPNGNHVVQRCLDCFSNEDNKFIFDAAARFCVEIATQRHGCCVLQKCIAHAIGRHRDKLINEISRNGLLLSQDPYGNYVVQYIIELKIPSSMAKLTNQLKGNFVRLSMQKCSSHVVEKCLKYFEESRPKIIHELLSVPRFDQLLQDPYANYVIQSALGVTKGPLHAALVQAVRPHTILRTSPYCKRIFSKDLKKK; this is encoded by the exons atgttgtatGTTGTATGTTGTATGATGTTCAAACTATCTGAGGAAGACATGAGGGTTTTACAgagggaagaaggaggagagctGGAAAAGCTCTGGAATGAGAATCCCACCAGGAATCAGCATTATTCCAGTCTTTTCCACCTCCTTCATCCTCCGCATCACCGCCACCCTCTCGGCGGCTCTCCGGTGAGCAGAGCCTCTCTGCCGTCGGAGTTCTTTCCGTCGAGCTCTTTCTCAAGTGGGTTATATTCCTCCGAGGACGGTTCTCCGTCTCTGTATTCAACCCCATTGGAAGAGGCAAAGTATCAAACACCTTACGTGAATGGGTTGTGGCTGGACTCTAAGCCGCCTGAGGATGGTCTGGGTTTGCCTGAGAGTTTCTATAGGCTGCATATTGGGGAGGAACAGGAGGGTGGGAATAAAAGGATGGGATTTGACAGAGGCCCGGATGGGACTGGACTCGGTGGTGGGTTTTTTGGGGGGAATAGTCCTTGGAATGCTGAAAACCATGGCCTATTTGAGAGTTCTAAGAACAATGTTTCGGATTTTGATGGTTTCCAACCTGCGGGATTCGGCCGTGGAGGGAGATATGATGGGAGTACGGAGTCAGCATTGCTTGGATTGCAGCCGAAATGCGCTGTTGGCGAATCAATGGGGTCTTTTTGTAATCGTGTGTACCCGAATGCATTGTATGGGCCTAGTGGTGTTAAAAGAATGGAACAGGGAGATGGCTGGTATCAGAGGAACCCATCTAGTGCTATGTCTTACCCTGATGAGGATTATTTTAGCTTACTACATGCAATGGGTTTTAATGGCGGAAAGAGTCTTACATATCCGATGACTTCCCCTCAGTTTCCCTCGGTTGAACAGTTGAATGTGGACAATCTTTCACATAACCATTCAATGATAAAACAATGGACTAGAGTGAATCCCACTAATGGGGTTCCTGAATCTTTCCAGTCCATGAATTGTGCAGGGGAACTTGAGGGTTACGGTTGCGAGGATAGTTTCATCATGCAAGGAAAACGGTTGAATCATGCCATCAATAAAGGTAGCAAGTCTTCGAAGGGATACAAGAACTCTTGCACTAAGATGGCAATGCAGACAGGAGAGAAAAGCTCTAGACTTGATCCCGATTCATATGATGGCGGAATGAGTGGAAATGAATGGAGCCAGAGTGACAATAGCTCGTTTAGGTCAGTACTAAGTTTAAGTTCATTGGCCGAGGTTCAGggatatatatatttcattGCAAAGGATCAGTATGGCTGTCGGTTCTTACAAAGGATGCTTGATGAGGGGACCAGCCAAGATTTGCAATTAATATTTGACAAAATAATCAATCATGTTTTTGAACTTATGACGAACCCGTTTGGCAATTACCTAATGCAAAAGTTGTTGGATGTGTGCAATGAACAACAAAGAATGCAATTTGTAATCAGCGTGACAAAAGAACCTGGACAGCTTGTCAGAGTTTCCTTAGACACACATGG GACTCGTGTGGTACAGAAGTTGATTGAGACTGTGAGAACAGGGAAACAGACCGTTTTAGTTAAATCGTCCCTTGAATGCGGTTTTCTTGATCTTATTAAGGATCCAAATGGTAATCATGTGGTACAACGTTGCTTGGACTGTTTTAGCAACGAAGACAATAAG TTTATTTTTGATGCTGCTGCAAGATTTTGTGTTGAGATTGCAACTCAACGCCATGGATGCTGTGTACTACAAAAATGCATTGCACATGCCATTGGGAGACATCGAGATAAGCTGATCAATGAAATTTCAAGAAATGGGCTTCTCCTTTCGCAAGATCCTTATGG GAATTATGTTGTTCAATATATCATAGAGCTGAAGATCCCATCTTCCATGGCCAAACTGACTAATCAGTTAAAAGGAAATTTTGTACGCCTCTCCATGCAGAAGTGCAGTAGTCATGTTGTTGAAAAGTGCCTCAAGTATTTTGAAGAGAGCCGGccaaaaatcatccatgaattgCTCTCAGTTCCGCGTTTTGATCAGTTGTTGCAAGACCCTTATGCCAACTATGTCATTCAATCTGCTCTTGGAGTTACCAAG GGCCCTCTTCATGCTGCTCTGGTCCAAGCAGTTAGGCCTCATACAATCTTACGCACCAGTCCATACTGCAAGAGGATTTTCTCAAAGGACCTGAAGAAGAAGTGA
- the LOC126601547 gene encoding annexin Gh1 — protein sequence MSTLRVPPQVPAASEDCEQLKKAFKGWGTNEDLVISILGHRNAAQRKAIRETYADAYGEDLLKELEKELTSDFERIVLLWTLDPAERDAFLANEATKKWTKSNQVLAEIACSRSAHELLLARQAYHARYKKSLEEDVAHHTTGDFRKLLAPLVSSYRYEGDEVNLALAKSEAKLLHEKISDKAYNDDDIIRILATRSKAQINATLNHYKNEFGNDINKDLKADPKDEYLAIVRATIKCLVRPEKYFEKSLRLAINKRGTDEGALTRVVATRAEVDMMIIKDLYHKRNSVPLDQAIKKDTTGDYEKMLLALVGHEDA from the exons ATGTCGACCCTAAGAGTTCCTCCACAAGTACCTGCTGCATCCGAAGACTGTGAGCAACTCAAGAAAGCCTTCAAAG GATGGGGAACAAATGAGGACTTGGTTATATCCATCTTGGGGCATAGAAATGCCGCTCAAAGAAAGGCAATCAGAGAAACTTATGCAGACGCTTATGGAGAAGATCTCCTCAAGGAACTGGAAAAAGAACTTACAAGTGACTTTGAG AGGATCGTACTGCTTTGGACACTTGATCCTGCTGAACGCGATGCATTTTTGGCCAATGAAGCAACGAAGAAGTGGACTAAAAGCAATCAGGTTCTGGCGGAAATAGCCTGCAGTAGGTCTGCACATGAACTGCTTTTGGCAAGGCAGGCTTATCACGCTCGCTACAAGAAGTCTCTCGAAGAGGATGTTGCTCATCACACAACTGGGGACTTCCGCAAG CTTTTGGCCCCTCTTGTTAGCTCATACAGATATGAGGGAGACGAGGTGAACCTGGCACTGGCAAAATCCGAGGCTAAGCTACTCCATGAGAAGATCTCAGACAAGGCCTACAATGATGACGATATCATCAGGATTCTGGCTACGCGGAGCAAAGCACAGATCAATGCAACGCTCAATCACTACAAAAATGAATTCGGGAATGACATCAACAAG GATCTGAAAGCTGACCCCAAGGATGAGTACCTTGCAATAGTAAGGGCCACGATAAAGTGCTTGGTCCGCCCTGAGAAATATTTTGAGAAGTCTCTTCGTCTGGCAATTAACAAACGAGGAACAGATGAAGGAgctctcactagagttgtcgcTACGAGGGCTGAGGTTGACATGATGATTATTAAGGACCTGTACCACAAAAGGAACAGCGTCCCTCTGGATCAGGCCATTAAAAAGGACACTACTGGAGATTATGAAAAAATGCTTCTGGCCCTGGTTGGACATGAGGATGCTTGA